A stretch of the Archangium violaceum genome encodes the following:
- a CDS encoding TIGR02265 family protein yields MSGISGEWHTVMSSEGERELELRLSLAGPEDTMRGVFFRSTQEAVLAMKGVAAMAVCLEECGGARAFVDFFAYPTKDFLRVLRRAAWLLGGSAGGFDGAMRMLGNLVTSAFLGSLLGNTIHVLFTGTPRRVLENLPMAYKLMMPTGGGLSVVWLGHTRCRIIFERDFLPRSYVEGSLEAHLKKAGARSLCITGRLTGSLSSEYDVSWEP; encoded by the coding sequence ATGAGCGGGATCAGCGGAGAGTGGCACACGGTGATGTCGTCGGAGGGAGAGCGGGAGCTGGAGCTCAGGCTGTCGCTGGCCGGGCCCGAGGACACCATGCGGGGTGTGTTCTTCCGCAGCACCCAGGAGGCCGTCCTGGCGATGAAGGGCGTGGCGGCGATGGCGGTCTGCCTGGAGGAGTGCGGTGGGGCGCGCGCCTTCGTGGACTTCTTCGCCTACCCGACGAAGGACTTCCTGCGGGTGCTGAGGCGGGCGGCGTGGCTGCTGGGCGGGTCGGCCGGAGGCTTCGACGGGGCGATGCGGATGTTGGGGAACCTGGTGACGTCGGCGTTCCTGGGGAGCCTGTTGGGCAACACCATCCATGTGCTCTTCACGGGCACGCCGCGGCGGGTGCTGGAGAACCTGCCCATGGCCTACAAGCTGATGATGCCGACGGGCGGTGGGCTCTCGGTGGTGTGGTTGGGGCACACGCGCTGCCGCATCATCTTCGAGCGGGACTTCCTGCCGCGCTCGTATGTGGAGGGCTCGCTGGAAGCGCACCTGAAGAAGGCGGGGGCGCGCTCGCTGTGCATCACCGGGAGGCTGACGGGCTCGCTGTCCAGCGAGTACGACGTGTCCTGGGAGCCGTGA